ATCTTTCAAAGTCTTCTCGGCTGTGTAAACCAAGCCATCTAGCTGGTTCTTAGCCTCAATCAGCTCCCGCTTCTTTTTATCTTCCTCAGCGTGGGCTTCGGCCTCTGCCTGAGCCTTTTTAATATCCTCTTCTTTCAGGTTGCCGCTATTCTGAATGGTAATGTGCTGCTCTTTGCCGGTAGCCTTGTCCTTAGCGCTGACGTTTACGATTCCGTTAGCATCAATGTTAAAGGTTACCTCAATCTGAGGCACGCCGCGCGGAGCCGGAGGAATGCCGTCTAGAATGAACCGGCCCAAACTCTTATTGTCTTTAGCAAACTCGCGCTCACCCTGCAGCACGTTAATCTCTACCTGGGTCTGACTGTCGGCTGCGGTTGAGAACACTTGGCTCTTGCTGGTAGGAATGGTTGTATTGCGTTCAATTAGCTTGGTAGAAACGCCACCCATAGTCTCTAGCCCTAATGAGAGAGGAGTCACATCTAGCAACAGTACGTCCTTTACATCACCAGCCAGTACGCCTCCCTGAACGGCCGCGCCCACGGCCACAACCTCGTCTGGGTTTACACCCTTCAGCGGCTCCTTGCCAAATACCTCCTTAACCTTAGCCTGCACGGCCGGCATACGGGTCATACCGCCTACCAGGATGATCTCGTTAATATCACTAGCCTTTAGTCCGGCATCCTTCAGGGCGGCTTTGCATGGAGCCTCAGTTTTATCAATCAGCTCCTTCACCAGCTGCTCTAATTTGGCGCGGGTAAGTTTGTGTTCAAAATGTTTGGGGCCAGATGCATCGGCTGTAATGAATGGCAGATTAATATCGCTCTCGTTTGTGGTGGAGAGTTCTATCTTGGCTTTCTCGGCCGCTTCTTTCAGCCGCTGAATGGCGGCCTTGTCATCCTTCAGGTCAATACCTTGATCTTTCTTATACTCATCTACCAAGTGGTTCATAATCGCCAGGTCAAAATCATCCCCGCCTAAGTGAGTATCACCATTGGTGCTCTTAACCTCAAACACACCTTCGCCCAGCTCCAGTACCGAAACGTCAAAGGTACCGCCACCCAGATCGTAGACTACAATCTTTTCTTCTTTCTTCTTATCCAGCCCGTAAGCCAGTGAGGCTGCAGTCGGTTCGTTAATAATGCGCTTTACCTCTAGCCCGGCAATCTTACCGGCATCTTTGGTGGCCTGGCGCTGGGCATCGCTAAAGTAAGCCGGCACGGTAATGACAGCTTCTGTAACAGGGCTGCCCAAAAAGGCCTCAGCGTCGGCCTTTAGCTTAGCCAGAATCATGGCCGAGACTTCCTCCGGGCTGTAGCTTTTTTCACCCATTCCTACCTTTACGCCATCGCCGGCCTTTTCTATTTTGTAAGGCATCAGCTTAATATCGCGCTGCACCTCGGGGTCTTCAAACTTGCGGCCAATTAAGCGCTTAACGCTGAAAATCGTGTTTTCGCCATTTATAACAGCCTGGCGCTTAGCGGTCTGGCCCACCAGGCGCTCACCGTTCTTATTCATAGCCACGATAGACGGGGTGGTGCGCCCGCCTTCGGCATTGGTAATAATGGTCGGCTGGCCGCCTTCCAGTACGGCCATGGCCGAGTTGGTGGTTCCTAAATCGATTCCTATAATTTTTCCCATTTTTCCTCCTATTGTTTCTTAACTTTTACTACTGCGTGGCGAATGACCTTATCGCCCATCTTATACCCGGCCTGCAGCTCTTCTGCCACAACCTCCCTACTTCCTTCGCCTTCCTCCAGGCTGATAGCCTCGTGCAGGTTGTGGTCAAAAGGCTGGCCGACCGATTCTATGCGGATTACACCCATTTCGCCCAATGTCTCTCGGGCCTGCTTGGCCACTTGACTCACACCCATAGCCCACGGGTCGTCTTGCAAGTGCTTGGGGTAATGGGCAAGAGCGCGATCGATGTTATCTAGAAGCGGCAGCAAGTCGCGCACCACGTCTTGGCGGGCTAAGTCTATCAGTTCGGCTTTGGCCTCGCCCTCGCGACGGCGGTAGTTTGCAAACTCCGCTTGCAGGCGTTTTAAATCCTCTGTCAGCTCCTCAACCTTCTGATTCTCTTTGCTAGTTTTCTTCTTGGTCATGTTAATTGATCCTCCAAATATCTTCCGGCGTAATCTACAAGGCCAATTACTCGGCCATAGTTTTGCCTAGTTGGCCCCAGCACTCCCACATAGCTGCTATCGCTATAGGGTGAGGAGAACTTGGCAATGATCAAGCTGGCCCCGCTGGCTTTACCCACTGGGTTTTCCTGTCCGATGTAAACGCTCACCCGGCTGTTCGGAGCCGCTTCTGCTAGCCACTCGTCCAAGCTATCTAGCAGCCGCGCCACCTCAAACCCTCGCCGCCCGGTGAATTCCGGGTGGTCGAACAGGTTATGCAGCCCGCTCATAAACAAGCTGCCTGAAAGCGTAGCCAAGCCTAAGTTACTGGTAACCTCAGCCAGACTCTCAGCAGCTTGCTTAATAGCCCTGTCGGCTTCACCAGCGGTGGAGATGCGCCTGGCCAAAGCCTGGCTCACCCTGCTATCTGGTGCAACTGCCTTAATGTTATTTACGTACGTGCGATAGCCTTTATCTGTCGGTACACGCCCAGCTGAGGTATGCGGCTGGTAAATATAGCCCATCCTCTCTAGCTCGGCCATCTCGGCGCGGATGGTAGCCGAAGAAACACCAAGCTTCTTTGTTAGCAGTTTAGAACTGACCGGTTCTGCTATGTCGGCATATGTTTCAACTATGGCACCTAAAATGTAACTCTGCCTTGGAGTCATTAGCTTGGCACTCCTTATATCGCACTGCTAATTTTAAGAAATTAGCACTCTCGCGTCAAGAGTGCTAACCAAGGTTTTGATAAGCCTGCTGATTTATGCCTAGCTAAGCTATTTTTTGAAGAGGCATACCATAGCTACGCCGATGATAAAAAGAGGTTAGATGGGTATGAAGCAGTAGGATTTAGCAACAGCTTGGGCTAGGATTCTTGACGCGATCAAGAGTGCTAAAAGGTAAAGCCCCGATGTAATGTCGGGGCTTGGCGTTAGAGAACTCTGTCTTTGACTGGTTCGAAAGATAACTTCGGGTGCTGGGCACAATGTTCACGCACAATCTTAAGCGTATCTAGCTAAACGCTTTAATGGTGGCCTGTACTTCCTCGGCTATGCCTTCTATGCAAGGATAATCCTTAATTTCCCGGGCATTCACCCAAGCGTGGTCGGTAAAGGCACCCTCCTCCAGCTTGATATCCCCGCCTTTGTACTTAGCCCCGAACTTTACCAGTACCACGGGTGTTTCATCCGGCCGCACAAAGGCCACACTGTTGATATACCTAAGCCCGGCCTCAATCTCTACACCAGCCTCTTCAAAAGCTTCACGCTTCAGCAAGTCCTCCACCGCGTTGGGATAATCCAGAACCTCGTTCTGCACCCGGCCTGGATTGGCCAGATCCATATCATTCCACTCCAGCTTGCCGCCGATTACCCCATACTTACCAGGGTGTACCTTTTCGCGCTCGTGGCGCTTCAGTATTAAACAGCGACCGTCACTTTCGCGGTATACCACAACGTTTGCCACAAAGTAGAACAGTTTGTCTTTTTTGGCATAATCGATGCTGATCTTTTTAGCAGGCATAGGCTTATTGTAGCAGTTTCTTAACTTCCCTCAGTGAGGTAACTCGGCTCTTGTGCCGCGGGTAACGCCCCCGTCTATCTACCAATATGCCGCGAATACCAACTGCTTCTGCACCTTGCACGTCGTCGCGCAGGCTATCGCCTACCATCAACGCTTCTTCGGCGGCCACACCTAATTTTTTGAGCATCAGTTTAAAAATCTTAGGGTCGGGCTTTAGGAGTCCTGCCTGGTAAGATGGCAGTATAAAATCGAAATACTGCCCCAGTTTATATTTGCTATCTAGTTTAATAAATGCCAGCGAATAGGTATTAGTAATTAATCCCAGTTTGTAATCTTGTTGTAAATCGGGCAGGATCTCCAAGGTTTCTTCGAACGGCTGTTGCTTTTCAAGCGGAATCTCTAGACTGCGTTCAACCTGATGCACAAGCGAAGGCAAGGCGGGAATACGGCTATTGCGCAATATAGCCTTGGCCATGGCGTTCATGTCGTCGTGCGGTGCGAGCATTAGTGTGCGCTCAAAACTCTTCAGATAGCGGTAGGTCAGGCGGCTGTGGAATATGGCGCGAGCTAAGCGGTTCAGAGGATCGGGTTTAGGATTAACGTGGAATAAGGTATTCCAGCAATC
The sequence above is drawn from the Candidatus Dormiibacterota bacterium genome and encodes:
- a CDS encoding HAD family hydrolase, which gives rise to MKPKAIIFDCWNTLFHVNPKPDPLNRLARAIFHSRLTYRYLKSFERTLMLAPHDDMNAMAKAILRNSRIPALPSLVHQVERSLEIPLEKQQPFEETLEILPDLQQDYKLGLITNTYSLAFIKLDSKYKLGQYFDFILPSYQAGLLKPDPKIFKLMLKKLGVAAEEALMVGDSLRDDVQGAEAVGIRGILVDRRGRYPRHKSRVTSLREVKKLLQ
- the dnaK gene encoding molecular chaperone DnaK → MGKIIGIDLGTTNSAMAVLEGGQPTIITNAEGGRTTPSIVAMNKNGERLVGQTAKRQAVINGENTIFSVKRLIGRKFEDPEVQRDIKLMPYKIEKAGDGVKVGMGEKSYSPEEVSAMILAKLKADAEAFLGSPVTEAVITVPAYFSDAQRQATKDAGKIAGLEVKRIINEPTAASLAYGLDKKKEEKIVVYDLGGGTFDVSVLELGEGVFEVKSTNGDTHLGGDDFDLAIMNHLVDEYKKDQGIDLKDDKAAIQRLKEAAEKAKIELSTTNESDINLPFITADASGPKHFEHKLTRAKLEQLVKELIDKTEAPCKAALKDAGLKASDINEIILVGGMTRMPAVQAKVKEVFGKEPLKGVNPDEVVAVGAAVQGGVLAGDVKDVLLLDVTPLSLGLETMGGVSTKLIERNTTIPTSKSQVFSTAADSQTQVEINVLQGEREFAKDNKSLGRFILDGIPPAPRGVPQIEVTFNIDANGIVNVSAKDKATGKEQHITIQNSGNLKEEDIKKAQAEAEAHAEEDKKKRELIEAKNQLDGLVYTAEKTLKDAGDKAKDEDKKALEDAITEAKTKLESEDKDVLETAAKELSEKMQAVGAAMYEGQPGGEAAPEEIEKEEKDGQPVEGEVVDEEKKDEPEK
- a CDS encoding nucleotide exchange factor GrpE — its product is MTKKKTSKENQKVEELTEDLKRLQAEFANYRRREGEAKAELIDLARQDVVRDLLPLLDNIDRALAHYPKHLQDDPWAMGVSQVAKQARETLGEMGVIRIESVGQPFDHNLHEAISLEEGEGSREVVAEELQAGYKMGDKVIRHAVVKVKKQ
- a CDS encoding HrcA family transcriptional regulator is translated as MSQALARRISTAGEADRAIKQAAESLAEVTSNLGLATLSGSLFMSGLHNLFDHPEFTGRRGFEVARLLDSLDEWLAEAAPNSRVSVYIGQENPVGKASGASLIIAKFSSPYSDSSYVGVLGPTRQNYGRVIGLVDYAGRYLEDQLT